The sequence ACCATCCATCATAAGCAGCAATAAAAATTCCTACTGCAACTGAACTTCAGGGGTAAGAAAGGGTAGCTATGTGGTTATGAGCCACAGTTCCAATCCAGAGCTTCCCTTGTGTTTCCCTAACTTCACTCACAAGTTTCATGACCACACCCTTTGGGTCCTCAAGGACTTCCAAGATGTCTCCTTCTTCATTGAAGAGAGAAATCACTGTGTACATTCTCATCCCCATCACCCTCGCCAAGAACCTCATCTGGATTGGCAACCGGAAGTAGAAGCTCCTTATCCATGGATTGTGCGCGAAGATCTCCTGTGCGGGAGTTCGACAGCAATCAATGGCTACCCAGAATTGCCCCTTTTCGTTCAGTCTGACATTATCCGGAAAACCTGGAAGGTTTGCTACAAGTTCCACGTTCCCGGCCTTTGGACCCTCCAGCCAGAATTTCATCAGCCTGCAGCAACAAAATCCAAGATGACGGGAAATCGAAATCTTTTCAATAAGTTGCAATGTGAGTGGATTACCTGCAATTGGTAGTCTCAGTGAAGAGGAGAAAGGTTTGGTCCTTTGATAACTGAACTCCATTTGCAAAAGCAAGGCCATCCAAGACAATGTGAGTTGTTTTAGTTGGAGGATCATATCTGAGAAGCCTACCAGTGGCTTCACCTTCTAACAGTATAAAGAAATGATTCCTGCAAAATCAACATAATCCTCATTACTACCTGCCTTATTGGTATAAAGGTAATCAAGCGATCGATCTTTCTGTACGTCTCAACGCTTACACTCTGTCGTATCTCTTGCTGGTGTCTGTAAAGAAGATGGAGCCATTGTTGTGTATGTCAAGGTCATTTGCAAAGAGAATTGGCTTCCCATCCACATGAGTTGCCAATGGTGTTGCAAGCCCTCCTTCTGGACCAACAACCAGAAGGCCGTAATAGGCGTCAGCGACATACAAATCTCCGGTGTTGCTGTCGAATCTGAGGCCAAGCGGACGACCACAGAGCTTCTCATGCTTCCATTGCTTAGGTGTGGTGGAGTGAACACCTCTTGCACATAACTTCTCTGACCTTTCAAGACTCCAACTTCCACCATAATTAGCTTGTAGTATAGATAACTCGCTGTATGAAGAAATGGACAGATTATATATGACTTACCAATTAGCTGTTACTAGTGCAAATGTTTCCCACCCAACATTCTCTCCCAACCATCTGACTATCCGTCCATCGGCTAATCCAGTGTAAGGACCGCGACCAAATCGATCAAATTCCAACGATTCGGGGCCGAAAACTTCATCCTTGAACTCCAACTTCCCATCCCCAAGCCTGCTCCTGTTGTCTCTAGGCCAGTTCTCCATGACTTGCTTGTAAGGTGCAATGTCATGCTTCACAGGCTTGAATTCATGCCCCCCTGTTGGACCCATTTGGAATGGGTCAATTATAACAAAACTCAAGACCAATgtgaagaaaacaagaaatggGTGTTGCCACAAAATCTCATCTCTAAGTGTGTTCTTCATTTCTATGGTGGAGGGTCTCTAAGAGTTAGGAGGATGTATTGATGAAGACACAGGTTAACAAGTTGAGGTTAGTAGGGTTTTCTAAGAGTTAGAATGTGCATTGGTGTACAAATTTGCCAAAGTAGGATTTGGTACGCAAAAAGGGTTTGAgagagcatgctttacttgtgATGGgctttgaaattgaaattaggTTGTCTGTGGTTGGCCATGATGTTTGCATTCTTTCCTTACTCTTGAGAAAACAAACTAGAAGTACCAATCTGCTCAAGGGAAAGTATATGCTAACTTTCAGCCTAAAATGTCAAGAGGCCATATTCATCTTACTTTCTTACATGTAAACAAGTACATATACATTATTGATGTTGTTATGAAGAAGATGTGATTATaatatacaagtttgtcatttgaacatctgTTATAGGCCTAAATTTAGATCGTCaggcgaatttttttttttttttgataattgagaATGACATCATGTAAATTTACTTTTTGATAtatgatatgagtctaaattagAACCGTCAAACAAACATAGAAGTTTCATCTTTTTTTGGGTAATCGAGAACGACGTTATATAATTTTGCCCTTTCGACATCTAATATGAGCCTAAATTCGATCCGACAGATCCACACGCATGGAAGTTTATCTCATCACGCATGATAAGTTGATACTTTGACATAGGCCTAAACTCGGGTTGTTATGCCCGTGCACGCATAAATTTTCTACTCACTAGAGTATTTCTCCCAGTGAGTATCTAACTCAGAATATTTCAATATACGTTTTGATCCTAGAAAGATTCATCGATAGACTATCATCTAGTGGTTCCAATTCACAGGTTGCATACACTGTTATGAATTAAATATAATGACATGGAAAACAATTGACCTACCAAAGCTAATTACAATTAATTACACTCGATCACAATTAATTACACTCAATCACTTGCGTATCTACTCCAATATTTTCGTTGAGCTTCCACGGGGAATCGATTTGGGACTCCATCTGCAAGTACTGTTCTGCTAGTGAAGGATATGGGTTCTTCAAACCCTAGCGAGCCCAACTCCTCACTGTTGCCGCCTCCATCTTTCTCCgcttgaatgttt is a genomic window of Tripterygium wilfordii isolate XIE 37 chromosome 16, ASM1340144v1, whole genome shotgun sequence containing:
- the LOC119980672 gene encoding protein STRICTOSIDINE SYNTHASE-LIKE 13 — encoded protein: MESQIDSPWKLNENIGVDTQVIELYATCELEPLDDSLSMNLSRIKTLKVSIYFPLSRLRPSTIEMKNTLRDEILWQHPFLVFFTLVLSFVIIDPFQMGPTGGHEFKPVKHDIAPYKQVMENWPRDNRSRLGDGKLEFKDEVFGPESLEFDRFGRGPYTGLADGRIVRWLGENVGWETFALVTANWSEKLCARGVHSTTPKQWKHEKLCGRPLGLRFDSNTGDLYVADAYYGLLVVGPEGGLATPLATHVDGKPILFANDLDIHNNGSIFFTDTSKRYDRVNHFFILLEGEATGRLLRYDPPTKTTHIVLDGLAFANGVQLSKDQTFLLFTETTNCRLMKFWLEGPKAGNVELVANLPGFPDNVRLNEKGQFWVAIDCCRTPAQEIFAHNPWIRSFYFRLPIQMRFLARVMGMRMYTVISLFNEEGDILEVLEDPKGVVMKLVSEVRETQGKLWIGTVAHNHIATLSYP